In Deinococcus reticulitermitis, a single window of DNA contains:
- a CDS encoding ComEA family DNA-binding protein, which translates to MFVPEALWRAVLAGLTLLVGALTLGPAAWPRAEAPTVTRTELPPVTAAPESGGPPTYPTTASVTPLISGRLDLNTASAEQLEALPGIGPALAGRMIAGRPYRSLADLDAVKGIGEATLRRLTPLVRW; encoded by the coding sequence ATGTTCGTCCCTGAAGCGCTCTGGCGGGCCGTTCTCGCGGGCCTGACCCTGCTTGTCGGTGCCCTGACGCTCGGCCCCGCTGCCTGGCCGCGCGCCGAGGCACCGACCGTGACGCGCACGGAACTGCCGCCCGTCACCGCTGCGCCCGAGTCCGGAGGCCCACCCACCTATCCCACCACCGCGAGCGTCACGCCGCTGATCAGTGGTCGCCTCGACCTGAACACCGCGTCGGCGGAGCAGCTCGAAGCCCTGCCCGGCATCGGGCCGGCGCTGGCAGGCCGGATGATCGCGGGGCGTCCCTACCGCTCCCTCGCGGACCTTGACGCGGTGAAAGGGATCGGCGAGGCCACGCTGCGGCGGCTCACCCCACTGGTGCGCTGGTGA
- a CDS encoding DNA internalization-related competence protein ComEC/Rec2 — protein MIGGILLALGSGWGALGALLGVGLAAFDRRLSLVAAALLGAGLGWGSASLQGRAGDPLAPWVGALVTLEGEWDGQFLTLSEPRARVALAPRPLEGPGRLTVSGRLIRPEGRRTPGGFDQAAWLRSQGGLLVPTPGTVLVRAAVRSHTPERGLRGWFRRGVTAGLPAREAALMQAVELGERGDIGRETFAEGFSVRDAFARAGLAHLMALSGQNVALLTGAVIVVLGLLGARPAVRYGLPALLLPVYLVCLVGLSPSITRAVLMGFAGLLALVIGRGKPDPLGTVALAASACLLLFPLWLLDVGFQLSFLAVLGLLLSPRAAARLPERWPGWLRLALSATVLAELATLPVIAHHFGQLPLVGLPANLLAAPIMAALVPLGALAGVLGPAGGIVNWLVGPLAAALLWVAQTFGSLPVLSWGQLAAGGFVAYSVAALAGTLWLLGRVRGRAALLTALACAALCWLPGTLRPARELAFLDVGQGDATLLRVPGLTMLVDGGGSVGSDYDVGKGAVLPALRALGVRDLDVVVATHADTDHIEGLPSVLRALPVGEVWVGQLKQAGEDPVLDALIAAARERGVPVREVRRGDQVSAAGVKVTVLWPQGRFWSTEDNDNSVALRVEAGEFRAALLGDLADPAEALIGAGDLTLLKAAHHGSRYSTGETLLRQTTPRDVLISVGRNTYGHPTQAVLDRIAAAGARVWRTDHTGTVRWPLP, from the coding sequence ATGATCGGCGGCATTCTGCTCGCGCTGGGGTCTGGGTGGGGCGCCCTCGGCGCGCTGCTGGGCGTGGGGCTCGCCGCCTTCGATCGCCGCCTTTCCCTGGTCGCTGCCGCGCTGCTCGGCGCGGGCCTCGGGTGGGGCTCGGCCAGCTTGCAGGGGCGCGCGGGCGACCCGCTCGCTCCGTGGGTGGGCGCCCTCGTGACGCTCGAAGGCGAGTGGGACGGGCAATTCCTGACGCTGAGCGAGCCCCGCGCGCGGGTGGCCCTCGCCCCCAGGCCGCTGGAGGGACCGGGCCGGCTGACCGTGAGTGGGCGGCTAATCCGGCCAGAAGGCCGGCGTACCCCCGGCGGCTTCGATCAGGCGGCGTGGCTGCGCTCGCAGGGCGGGCTGCTCGTGCCGACGCCGGGGACGGTGCTCGTGCGGGCGGCGGTCAGGAGCCATACCCCCGAGCGCGGCCTGCGCGGGTGGTTTCGCCGCGGGGTGACGGCGGGCCTGCCCGCGCGCGAGGCGGCGCTGATGCAGGCGGTGGAACTCGGGGAACGCGGCGACATCGGGCGCGAGACCTTTGCGGAGGGCTTCTCGGTGCGCGACGCCTTTGCCCGCGCGGGTCTCGCGCACCTGATGGCCCTGAGCGGCCAGAACGTCGCGCTGCTCACGGGGGCAGTGATTGTGGTGCTCGGACTGCTCGGAGCGCGGCCCGCCGTGCGGTATGGGCTGCCGGCCCTGCTGCTGCCGGTTTATCTCGTGTGCCTCGTCGGCCTCTCGCCGAGCATCACCCGCGCGGTGCTGATGGGGTTCGCGGGCCTGCTCGCCCTGGTGATCGGGCGCGGTAAGCCTGATCCGCTGGGCACGGTGGCGCTCGCGGCGTCGGCGTGCCTGCTGCTGTTTCCGCTGTGGCTGCTCGACGTGGGCTTTCAGCTGTCCTTTCTGGCGGTGCTCGGGTTGCTGCTCTCGCCGCGTGCCGCCGCCCGACTCCCTGAGCGCTGGCCGGGGTGGCTGAGGCTCGCCCTGAGTGCGACTGTCCTGGCCGAACTGGCGACGCTGCCGGTGATCGCGCACCATTTCGGGCAACTGCCGCTCGTGGGGCTGCCCGCCAACCTGCTTGCTGCCCCGATTATGGCCGCGCTCGTGCCGCTCGGAGCGTTGGCTGGGGTGTTGGGGCCGGCTGGAGGAATCGTGAACTGGCTCGTGGGCCCCCTCGCCGCCGCGCTGCTGTGGGTGGCGCAGACCTTCGGCAGCCTGCCGGTGCTGAGCTGGGGGCAGCTGGCCGCCGGTGGCTTCGTGGCGTACAGCGTGGCCGCGCTGGCCGGCACACTGTGGCTGCTCGGGCGGGTGCGGGGCCGCGCGGCGCTGCTCACGGCCCTGGCCTGCGCCGCGCTGTGCTGGCTGCCGGGAACGCTGCGCCCGGCACGCGAGCTCGCCTTTCTCGATGTGGGCCAGGGCGACGCGACGCTGCTGCGGGTGCCGGGGCTGACGATGCTCGTCGACGGCGGCGGCTCGGTCGGCAGCGACTACGACGTGGGCAAAGGCGCGGTGCTGCCGGCCCTGCGCGCCCTCGGTGTCCGGGACCTCGACGTGGTGGTCGCCACCCACGCCGACACCGACCACATCGAGGGGCTGCCGAGCGTGCTGCGCGCCCTGCCGGTTGGGGAAGTGTGGGTGGGGCAGCTCAAGCAGGCCGGCGAAGACCCGGTGCTCGACGCCCTGATCGCAGCGGCGCGCGAACGCGGCGTGCCGGTGCGCGAGGTGCGCCGGGGCGATCAGGTGTCGGCAGCGGGAGTGAAAGTGACTGTCTTGTGGCCGCAAGGCCGCTTCTGGAGCACGGAGGACAACGACAACTCGGTGGCGCTGCGGGTGGAGGCGGGCGAGTTCCGCGCCGCCCTCCTCGGTGACCTTGCCGACCCCGCCGAGGCCCTGATCGGGGCGGGCGACCTCACGCTGCTCAAGGCCGCGCACCACGGCAGCCGCTACAGCACGGGTGAAACATTGCTGCGCCAGACGACGCCACGAGACGTGCTGATCAGCGTGGGCCGCAACACCTACGGCCATCCCACCCAGGCGGTCCTGGACCGGATCGCGGCGGCGGGGGCGCGGGTGTGGCGCACCGACCACACTGGCACGGTGCGCTGGCCGCTGCCCTGA